A window from Prinia subflava isolate CZ2003 ecotype Zambia chromosome Z, Cam_Psub_1.2, whole genome shotgun sequence encodes these proteins:
- the MFHAS1 gene encoding malignant fibrous histiocytoma-amplified sequence 1 isoform X2, translated as MAQTEPPKAVRLWRDAALRARKLRGGPGEPEPEAEPDAGPPGGPPPPPGAAAPCRPSLAAAALGELEALNLSGRGLEELPEEVGAALSGLRMLSLRRNRLGRLPTAALRHLGRLAELDLSHNRLRGLGDGEALAGLRGLRKLSLSHNELGAEGPGLPPGLSELSCLEELDLSFNRLRHLPEGLGRLRHLRTLDVDHNLLPSFPAPLLELAALEELDCSGNRHLGALPEGIAALRRLKVLWLSGTGLASLPEGLCQLSALESLMLDGNRLQALPTGFSRLQRLKMLNLSSNLLGEFPSAILSLPSLEELYLSRNQLTVLPPHLCQLNQLRTLWLDNNRIRYLPDSIVLLHSLEELVLQGNQIAILPEGFGQLSRITLWKIKDNPLIQPPYEVCMKGIPYIAAYQQELAHSQPALKPRLKLVLMGLKDAGKTLLRRCLVEDNEQREDMGCLEAGNTQHRGFPGQQQDIGRVTVGCCSFPEPQDSSSTRVPVMQQVERLPVERQDISSHVPSHRAKGDTTSRALPPNSPRVPLGLGLSGGSKGIEVMDWTADAERGLTFIVYELAGDPSYDVIQSFFLSPGALYVLVVNLSAYVPQHFYASVGYFLHWLSSKVPHAVVCMVGTHADLCAERELEEKCLDIHHQIAQQEKRDAEGLQSLVQQVDEALGQDFDLRCSSPHAAFYGVSDKNLRRKKAQFQYLLNHRPQILSPVLPFSCQDRCQVRRLRDKLLSVAEHRDIFPNLHRVLPKSWQVLEELHFQPQAQQLWLSWWDSARLGLQAGLTEDRLQSALSYLHESGKLLYFEEHLTLREYVFHNLPRLIDILNVFCQRDAAVLLQKLLSDTQVDELRTTQLHHYVEGFLLHGLLPAHVIRLLLKPHIQSREDLQLILELLEKMGLCYCVNKPKCKPLNGAAAWYKFPCYVKNEVPHAEAWINGTNLSGQSFVVEQLQIEYSFPFIFPPGLFARYSVQINSHVVQRSDGKYQIYAYRGKVPVVVSYRPARGALQPDTLSIASHASLPNIWTAWQAITPLVEELNVLLQEWPGLYYTVHVLCSKCLKRGSPNPHTFPGELLSQPRPEGLTEIICPKNGSERVNVALVYPPTPTVISPCSK; from the coding sequence ATGGCTCAGACGGAGCCCCCGAAGGCGGTGCGGCTGTGGCGCGATGCCGCCCTGCGCGCACGCAAGctgcggggcggccccggcgaGCCCGAGCCCGAGGCCGAGCCGGACGCGGGGCCGCCGGGGGGaccgccgccgccccccggtGCCGCCGCTCCTTGCCGCCCGTccctggcggcggcggcgctgggggAGCTGGAGGCGCTGAACCTGAGCGGGcgggggctggaggagctgcccgAGGAGGTGGGCGCCGCCCTGAGCGGGCTGCGGATGCTCAGCCTGCGGCGCAACCGGCTGGGGCGCCTGCCCACCGCCGCCCTGCGCCACCTGGGCCGCCTGGCCGAGCTCGACCTCAGCCACAACCGCCTGCGGGGCCTGGGGGACGGCGAGGCGctggcggggctgcggggcctgCGCAAGCTCAGCCTCAGCCACAACGAACTGGGCGCCGagggcccggggctgcccccCGGCCTCTCCGAGCTGAGCTGCCTCGAGGAGCTCGACCTCAGCTTCAACCGCCTGCGCCACCTGCCCGAGGGCCTGGGCCGTCTGCGGCACCTCCGCACCCTCGACGTCGACCACAACCTgctgccctccttccctgccccgctgctggagctggccgccctggaggagCTCGACTGTTCCGGCAACCGCCACCTCGGGGCCCTGCCCGAGGGCATCGCTGCCCTCCGCCGCCTCAAGGTCCTCTGGCTCAGCGGCACCGGGCTGGCATCCCTGCCCGAGGGTCTCTGCCAGCTGAGTGCCCTCGAGAGTCTCATGCTGGACGGCAACCGGCTGCAGGCGCTGCCCACTGGCTTCAGCAGACTACAGCGGCTCAAGATGCTGAACCTCTCATCCAACCTGCTGGGCGAGTTCCCCTCTGCCATCTTGTCGCTGCCAAGTCTGGAGGAGCTCTACCTGAGCCGCAACCAGCTCACCGTGCTGCCCCCTCACCTCTGTCAGCTCAACCAGCTCCGCACTCTCTGGCTGGACAACAACCGCATCCGCTACTTGCCTGACTCCATCGTGCTCCTCCACAGCCTAGAGGAGCTGGTCCTGCAAGGCAACCAGATCGCCATCCTGCCTGAAGGCTTCGGGCAGCTTTCCCGTATCACCCTGTGGAAGATCAAAGACAACCCCCTCATCCAGCCCCCCTATGAAGTGTGCATGAAAGGCATCCCCTACATCGCAGCTTaccagcaggagctggcccACTCCCAGCCTGCCCTCAAACCCCGCCTCAAACTAGTCCTCATGGGCCTAAAGGATGCAGGAAAGACCCTGCTGAGACGCTGCCTCGTAGAGGACAATGAGCAGAGAGAGGACATGGGATGCCTGGAGGCAGGGAACACCCAGCACAGAGGGTTTCCTGGACAACAGCAGGACATTGGGAGGGTGACAGTTGGGTGTTGCTCCTTTCCAGAGCCCCAAGACAGTTCCTCAACTCGGGTACCTGTCATGCAGCAGGTGGAACGTCTCCCTGTTGAGCGACAGGATATCTCTTCTCATGTGCCCTCTCACCGAGCGAAAGGGGACACGACATCCCGTGCACTGCCACCCAATTCCCCGCGAGTACCACTGGGACTAGGACTGTCAGGAGGCAGTAAGGGCATTGAGGTGATGGACTGGACAGCAGATGCAGAGAGGGGCCTGACATTCATTGTGTATGAGCTGGCGGGGGACCCAAGCTATGATGTGATCCagtctttcttcctctcccctgGAGCCTTGTATGTGCTGGTGGTGAATTTGAGTGCCTACGTCCCTCAGCACTTCTACGCCTCTGTGGGCTATTTCTTACACTGGCTCAGTTCCAAGGTGCCCCATGCTGTGGTGTGCATGGTGGGAACACATGCTGACCTCTGTGCAGAGCGGGAGTTGGAAGAGAAGTGCCTGGACATCCATCACCAGATCGCtcagcaggagaagagggatgCTGAGGGACTCCAGAGCTTAGTCCAGCAGGTGGATGAGGCTCTGGGACAGGACTTTGACCTGCGCTGCTCCAGCCCACATGCTGCCTTTTACGGGGTCTCAGACAAGAATTTGCGGCGAAAGAAAGCCCAGTTTCAGTATCTTCTTAACCACCGCCCACAGATCCTCTCTCCAGTGCTGCCTTTCAGCTGCCAGGACCGTTGCCAGGTGCGTCGCCTGCGGGACAAGCTCCTCTCAGTGGCTGAGCACCGGGATATCTTCCCAAACCTGCACCGGGTGTTGCCCAAGTCGTGGcaagtgctggaggagctgcactTCCAGCCTCAAGCTCAGCAGCTGTGGCTTAGCTGGTGGgactctgccaggctgggcttgcAGGCAGGCCTGACGGAGGATCGTCTCCAGAGTGCCCTGTCCTACCTGCACGAGAGTGGAAAGCTGCTCTACTTTGAGGAGCATCTCACCTTGCGGGAGTATGTGTTCCACAACCTGCCGCGGCTCATAGACATCCTCAATGTCTTTTGCCAGCGGGATGCCgctgtgctgctccagaaaCTGCTCAGCGACACCCAGGTCGACGAACTGAGGACCACTCAGCTCCATCATTACGTGGAGGGCTTCTTGCTGCATGGCCTCCTTCCTGCCCACGTTATCCGTCTCCTTCTTAAGCCCCACATCCAGAGTCGAGAGGATCTGCAGCTcattctggagctgctggagaagatGGGGCTATGTTACTGTGTCAACAAACCCAAATGCAAGCCCTTAAATGGGGCAGCTGCTTGGTACAAGTTTCCGTGCTACGTGAAAAATGAGGTGCCCCATGCAGAGGCATGGATCAACGGCACCAATCTGAGCGGACAGTCCTTTGTGGTCGAGCAGCTGCAGATTGAATATAGTTTTCCATTCATTTTCCCACCTGGCTTGTTTGCACGCTACAGTGTCCAGATTAATAGCCACGTGGTTCAGCGATCAGATGGCAAATACCAGATTTATGCCTACCGGGGAAAGGTGCCTGTGGTGGTGAGTTACCGGCCTGCCAggggagctctgcagccagaCACTCTGTCTATCGCTAGTCATGCGTCCCTACCAAATATCTGGACAGCTTGGCAAGCTATCACGCCTTTAGTGGAAGAACTGAATGTCCTGCTCCAGGAATGGCCAGGCCTGTACTACACTGTGCATGTCCTCTGTTCAAAGTGCCTTAAAAGAGGGTCACCCAACCCACACACTTTTCCAG